ACAACTATTCCCCACTTTACAAACTCCTCAACAAATGCATTTGCTCTCTGCGCTTCCCATCCACCACagtcaaatgaataaaaaaacacaataaTGAACCGTCTCTCACTTTCCCTGTCCCACAGCACTCCATGGTGTGAGCAAAGATAACCTTATTCTCGGCCGCTGTGGGTGCTACGCCACcaacttgcgaaaaaaaaacacatgcgATCATGGCAACCAATTTTATTCttgctttttttcttatttcttccacTTACCAGCCTCTCCATCCTCGTCGCCAAATGTAGAATATTCGGATCCTTATTAAAACACTCACTCTTAATTTCAACACTTAATTTATTCCCTTAAAATAATCGCACTTTTATTCCGGTACACGGTCCCACGTCCGGTCACTACCGATTACAAGCACACACTCCCCGAGCATTTCTATCCTTTCACTCTCATTCTCTTTCATTTTCGTTAAACGCCGCTCGTTGTCGACCGACAACCGAGGGGTTCTTTACTACActtacccccatttgacccattgtaacccccgacgacggtagctTTGATTTTGACTAAGCTAGCTTAGTtcgttaaagcaccagtctagcgtactgtagggtcatgggttcgagtcccatcgaagggaaagtggttatctccaatgcattttccaaatcaatatcttccacataacgcacatatgagttttcacaacattgtaaatcatctatctatcttccacaacaacaaagttggcatttgtacgaccgcgcatcactcaagaatagacaagccaatttttgctaatttatatcccATTTCTTTATCTAATTACGAGAAAAAATGTTAAGATGAAATGGAATACTTTAAAGATCAATGCCCAATCTTTTCGTTGAGatggtttttcgtacaattttgcaagatttttttcaattttgatcaattttgttatatatatatacagcgattccacgggaaaagaatagagttgaaaaaaaaagttgtccaatttgatatagggttaccagaaaaatcgctatttttcgaaattttttatttttaaaaaatcataacttttgaaccactggatcgatttgcaatatttttttatggatagaaagcttattacttctagttcatactaaaatttttggtttggtgtattggtgtactcaaatttgctaaaatggtcaaaatattcgttctttaagattttttaaatattggaccacaacgactatatatttttatatttttttatgaaaattcaaatatttttacataacatatcaaaaaattagaaatgttcatcgagccgtttttgagttaaatttttttgaaaatttcaagttgtctgcccatacacacatggaatgagcataattttccatcacTTCAAAATAACTGCGGGAATCATTCTGTTGAAGTTATCAAACTTATTCCTAATAAATTCATGATAACCATGTTTACAAATCTAGTTTTATTTGTGAAGTAATGTACCTATCAAAAGTAGGGGAGGCTTGTCCAATTCTGACCCCATTAAATGTAAGAACTATAAATCACCCTCAAATTGTTTAAAAGCAGAGACCAACATTGCTAGGGTTTACTCAACCATGGTTTACGCTTTAACTGGAACCACAATGGTCCGTTAGCGTCCTAATTCAGCATGAGTGCTCATAAGGGTTGCAGAGGCACTCATGCCGAATTTGAGTGGTAGCGTAAACCACGACTGAGTAAACTTAACTATTttgaattattccacaaaagggtcattttgagtgaaccgaactgaaactagaatatatttttttttagatttagatttttttattagaaTCTTGGCTCTGCTATATTGAGGAATGGTAGCTCAAATCTCAAAGCTTTAGACTACAAGCAATGGTTTTCTCTGATTACCTTCAATTATAACTcagcatttaatttgattatttttatttttcatacttcatcaaaaaaaatattacatagcaaaattcttacaattttacacacttttcttcatctgaaaacgaaaaccgtttcacgataatgtaattttcattttgtggcttaaagtaatgaaacgattgTGTCCCAGTGATTTGTTTTACACGTGTATAAAGTTCCACTCTGCTTTAAGACCGAAGTCTTTGTACATGTGGCACAAATTGAAAGCAGTcatcttatttttgtattgactgcctgatccatcagaaaaaaaaatggatatttttcaggtaaggtagctttttttaaatgaaattcacacAATTTGTTATTAACAGCCGAACGGCAACATGGTTATGTTTGGTAAATTCTGCGATTGCTATGAAGCttgtaaactttaaattttgtgCTTCATCCTTATAATATATGGCAAAAGGATGGATTGTGCATTGAGCGTTTGCCCAATGAAAACCTTGTATAGCGTCCTGAATAACAAAAGAGTAATTTTCAGAGAAGTCAGCAATTATAATGCAATCAGTTGCatccaaattaattttaagttgttttaagtagtttccttgttgctctgcaataaaattatgcggagataattcgcttaatttttctaaaaatgtttccaCATACTCTTCTGCATCCATTCGCATTGAATTTAAATGACAACGATATGTTTGCTTCCATTGTttaaattctaaggaatcgatattttcaagaaaattcatcaGGTCATTCTGCAGTGTCTGCGTACCCGGGCAATGATCACAGGTTTTCAACCAACATTTCTCTGTAGGATTTTCacaaagtattttaaaaaacaagtcatgatacgtttttaaatggttatgaataagtttcttgtccttaagggttttaaacattaatttaacattCTGATGATAAATGCATACGCAGACAGTATGCGTTCCCCTTGAACCAGCTAGAATATAATTTTTTGGGCGGCTGCTGGAAAACATtaaaaatccaattttaaaagtaaaatattgctctttgaaaattgaataaatttcacgaaggttACATAAAAGTAACCTCCGCTGTACATGCACTTTTTCTCCTGCCATATTTTCAATAACGAAATCCTTTTTCTCAGGACATGCTCTGCTTATCTCGTCACTATTATAAAAGTCCCTAACTACAGTTAGAGTATCATCGCTCAAAGTCAACATATTTACTCTGGTCTCCGGTGTGCTGATAAAACCTTTTTCAATCTGTAATTTCTTTGCACGTTGAGCAGTTCGTTGCGAAACACCGGATTCTTGCATGATTTTGTATGCAGTCCAGGATTTGGGAAGGGAAGTTAGAATCCTATATCGATCGTTTCTGtcagatatttcatcaaatttgccttcatttgttgaagaatttcctgaccgTCTCCGGGTTTCTGGGCACCAGCACTACCAATTGATTCAGCACTCGTTgattccaaagaaaacaaagattctgaaaacaagatggaaaaataactattagttaggagcatgtttcttcatataatgcaatacatattgtattcgattattttattttgttgcatgaTAGGCAACTGCTCTACAAATTGAGCTACTAGGTCGGATTAGGTAAGATTATACGGAACTgatgttttttcaattttctgaataatcgaGTACAACTAGTATAACGTAGCAAATCATGATGTCTGAATGAACAAAAAGAAGAGATTATTCTACTTACCAACACTAGGAAGAGCGTCAATTTCCGATGATCCAGCGGCATTGGGATCGATTATTTCGAAACCACCATTATTGATGTTTGCTGGTGCGGCGAAATTGTTCACTCTAGATGGTCCCGCCACGGCGAAATTATTGGTGCCTGATGGTCCGGCAACGGCGAGATCATCAAGTTTCGATGGTTCAGAAACGGTGAGTTCTTGATTTTCACATTCTATATTAACTGCACTTGGAGCTGCTGGCTCGTGTCCTTTCTTGATAATGCGATAAAATCGGCAATAGCAGGTATTACAAATGTAGGAACAGCTTTTATCCAATTTTATTCTCCTTTCCGCTGCATAATCATACAGTTTAGGAGTAAGTTTCCTGTAACAATTACTCCAAACATGGCTTGAGCATTCGTGCTTCATTGTATTAAACGTTTCTTCAGTAAGGCAACTggacaatttcactgattttcttGACTGACATATACTTTATCTTATAGACCACTTTAAATAGTCCCTTTGGGTATCATTTAGGTAGAGTGAACAAGGAAAAGGAGACAGATGAATCAtaatcaaaaaagaaaatacaatgaattacctgcatcaaaaatattgaaaacatataAACAAAGCAGGTTACCTATTGTATGGATCGctgaaaaccaacctttttgaaaaacgacatattgctttgccgattttggagaatgaagtcatcaataacaacaccagactattccgattgaattattttcaactattgcgattcgtaaattcttctaataaacgagacctcttgaataacattttcatacttttgatttaatttgagctattggaaatagtggagaataacgttcattccatatgtgtatgggcagaaaacttgaaattttcaaaaaaatgtaactcaaaaacggctcgatgaacatttctaattttttgatatgttatgtaaaaatatttgaattttcataaaaaaaaatatagaaatatatagtcgttgttgtccaacatttcaaaaataaaaaaaaacgaacattttgaccatttttgcaaatttgagtacaccaatacaccaaaccaaaaattttagtaaaaactAGAAGcaataagctttctatccacaaaaaacattgcaaatcgagtggttcaaaagttatgatttttttgaaaatataaaaatcgaaaaatagcgatttttctggtaaccctatatcgaacatggtcaccctaataaaaaaataaaaaaatacgagtctaattattttcgatgaagaacataccaagcgattttgagcaaaattggacaactttttttttcaactctattcttttcccgtggaatcgctgtatatatatatatatatatatatatatatatatatatatatatatatatatatatatatatatatatatatataacaaagttggcatttgtacgaccgcgcatcactcaatGCTCAATTTTTGCTATATTATATCcctttctttttgaaaaaaaaaatgacaatcgaaataaaatctctccgatgaaatggtttgtcgtgcattttgtatgataatttcaaatcatgtcaTCTAAGTTGACATTATCATCAGATAACGGAAAGATCGATTTTGGTTATTTTTGGTTTGGCTACTAAactaataaaattaataaattaataaataaattaatgaattaaaaaaaaatatcatgataaaataatgtcaaaaaaaggaaaaattattttaaaaaaccggtttgttttttaaataaattgtgtacgtaaaaaatatatcagcaaattgatcagttttgggcgagacaacaacaacaaagttggcatttgtacgaccgcgcatcacttaAGAATAGACGGTCTAGCTTTTATTAATTTATATACGTTTGCTTCTTCTATTTACGATGAACGAAAAACTAAAACCAATCTCTTTGgtgaaatggtttttcgtacattttgtatgggaatttcaaatttcaacaaCGTTTATAGATGTTTATACACATCATTCTTCCATTATTTGTGTGTGCCGTCCTGTAACCACCTTCTTACAATAAAAATGGGCAATGTCATATGAAAACAtccttttttgcaattcctgatcataatatctggtttacagtttgtctttgagtgataaaacggccctcttttccataccaacgaaatgggtgctttaatgaacattatgcaactcaaatgggttgcataatattcataataacactcatttgggtgctataatgaaaaaccaatatcAGAACAGAAGTTGCATGActtcattttgctgaattagcttgggtatgtgctcaaatagtgtattgtatgcgccccgtaataaattaaatagcttggtggacatgacatcaaaaatttccaaaggcaagtacatctatcgcctcacggcttatcgaactatgcaatgtgacacggtaacatggaatctgtttgttctccgcagcaacataatttattggcaaaaaagatcatgtggagtaaattttggtacagatttatgaaattaaagttcatttttcgtcattgcaaaaaatagcgtgtgcaactcgttgcaaaactcgattttttctgcactcgtagtatttatccaactcggcaagcctcgttggataaacgtacagctcgtgctgaaaaaatcatctttttgcaacttgttgcacaaactactatttccgAGCTTTGACAATATTATTCTACAAAACCATATTCCAGCACGCCTAAGAGTGCCTTACTCACTCTTTTCAACTCATATCAAAGTCAAGTCAAGCCATTTGAAAGCAGAAAATCACAGCAATTACTCTAAAAGCATCTACGGAGACACCGTAGCAAGCCAAATGGTCTTTTTTTCGACTTCGAACTCTGTCGTTTAAGTTAATGGATTTTACTGATATATTAATATTTCGATCATATTAATCTAGAATAGCATCAATCACATCGGTGCTAGGTTTCTTATGCTTGTAATACTGATGTACAACCGATTAGTCAAAATGTATGTGACGCGGAAAAAATAACCAATTTGGATGGTAAAGTTTTTCCTATTTTGCCTGGAAAAACCGTCATTACGTCGGTCACTGACTATCGGGATGCTGATACGTTGTAAACAGAACAGTAGCAGCTGTTTTTACGAGATTTCGTGTGTTGAGACCTTCCTCGTACGACGAAAAAATACCAACAATCCATTATTTTCTTCCTACAGCGTCGTACACTACGTTTCTATCATAACATGACCAGTCTACGAAATAAGTGAACATTTCCATATTTCTGTCTGAAGGTTTTTCTTTGCATGTGTTTGGACATTtcacgacaaaaaaaaaacattgtaccCAGAGAGAAAATTTCCCAACCCCAGAAGATTCTCGACCAAACAAGAATTTAACTTGCTGTATCCAGATTGACAGTCCCACGGTTTTACCCATTTGACTTGATGAATCATTTTTTAAAGAAGCGGCATAAGCGACACTTTTGTATGTAAGTGTAGTTGATTTCAATGTAACCATGGTTCAGAAACACAAAAAGCAATATGTGTGCAATCAGCAGCAAATTTCATTACATTTCTAACGTATTTTCAACGATTAGTACAGGTTTATCTATCGCGCTTGTTCTGCAGCGAAACAATTTCACCATTTTATCCTGTTTCGTTTTGAAAACAGATTTCGTCATCTTTTCGAAATTTGCGAAACGGACTTGTGCGGTTTTTGTACAAATGCTCCGAATGGAGACCTGATCTAGTTACATGTTTTTGGATGGAACTCGGTAGAACTTGTTTCAACCGATATTAGGAAATTTATTTACAGATTTTCCGAAGAATCATTTCTTTTAGGACGGAAcattgaaatttcacaaaatTGCCATCATAATCATTCAGGTTTATGTTCGGAAGACATCTCACCGCAGCCTTGGCTCATGCTGGTCAACTCAGATATTTTGGCTACACGCATACAGTTCGCTTCGAATCGTGTGCAGTTCTATGCGTGTGTCATTAGATGTGACGCTTTCCTCAGCCGGTCAATACTCGTTCGCATAGCAGGAAAAGATAAAACATTAATTTATTCACCTTCGGTGGTATTTAACTATTCTTACATTTGAAATAGCCAGATGTATGTCAGACATATTTTTATGGGCTCGAGCAGATACTGGCTCTAAGGGTGAGaccattattgttattattattcagGCTCTGGAATGGCCTATGCAGTGGAAAAGCTGCTAAACGTGGACAACGGTTTCAGAAGGATCGGAAGTACAAATCAGCTATCGTGCATCTAACTTATGGGGCACGCCAAGAAAGGTGTTGAAACGGAAAGGTTTCAACGCAGAGGAAGCTTTTAAAGTTGAAGATGAACGAAGGCGATGAAATACAGAATCACTTTCTGGATTTTGATAAGCTGTTACGTGATATGTGATATGCCGAATTCGGAAGCGTACTTTGAGGAGCTGATAAACTTCCTATTACTGTAGCGCcgttggttacttgggtatgcgccccacctggccaaaacgcctccctttgatttctagaaaactttaGCTAActaaaaatcagttggtaccttcaaatatttgtaaaaccattatacgtactatgtgaatgtggaagtatttttgaatTACATAAAGAAAATAATagtaaaatacaaaaagttacagttttgatgtaacttttaatgtttgctcaacattctggagcgactctagcataccgtccgcaaaacttgcaccgAAACACTCAgttgtttcactggtcaaaacgccccagtgtatgCAGGACGATaggtatgcccttaccaactggacacaagcgcagcgagcctgcagtagttgcttccaaattatatggaaaatattgaaatctgattcacacctgcttaaatggaggttggttttttaatgtcaaacacataaggatttgaaacctttttattatgggatagcTCAAATACTagtgaagggctatgaaacgtttTTGGTTACGATGaagcgtattgcccaggcactttttgaaatacattttttctccacatttccaaaaaagctttattatgtgtgctctgtaatatttttatatgactatcaaaggcaatgcatttgcgacgttttggactaccaaataacacaaagtttgcataaattgcgttgaaaagtaaaaagttttcaTAGGTATAACCTCAAGAAGGGAGCATATTATTCCGTCTTACcctaaatatttttattgttagCGGTGCTCACATATCACATTCTCACATCACCAGTACCTGAATTTGACCTTCAATTCCTCGTGCAGCGTTAATCGTTCTAGTCATTAATGGACTAAAAACTAGCAACCCTGAAACCAGAGATCGGCGGAgtgaaaaaatgtcgaaatggcaacgtatgaaaatgcatgaaatcgttaaAATAAGACTGGcggcacttgaactttttgcttgcttcttatggatgcaaattgtaaacaagtcgaattggaaccgcttttgacggttcgattggaaacaagatggcgtcttctagtagaaacaaaagatattttagttactagataaagattgtcgctgtcgtcgctgtccggaacatcttttgctggcaaggataggggagctaaatgtcaaagaaggaaaatccatacgatttgacaggtacgtaccacacatgtttcggacagcagaacaaagggaaccgaagcgacaatctttatctagtaactaaaacatcttttgTAGAAACACTGATTACTGTACTACGATTAATGTTGTAGTCGGAGTTCGAAGTAGGTCGAAGAAAAGCTGACTTAAAAATTCTACGCCCTTCAATTTTTTATCAAACTTTTAGTTAAGAAAACGATAATTGTTTGTCATCAGATTAAAAATCCAGTGCAATATCTCCCGGAAACTGTAATATGAAGTGCAGTCCATACGTGTACCTATAAAGCGGCAATAGATAATTGGACCCATAGTGCTGGAAGCAATCGTTGGGTGGTCACTCATCAGAACCCAATGGATCATATCAAATACCTAACAAGACAAAATAATGAAACGAATGCCTTGGGCAAAATAAAAGCAGTTTCATGTGCAACCGTCCACCAGAGTTTATGGCTGGAGAAAAGCAACAATCATCGGCAACAGCATATATTAGTGAGTGATATTTTTGTAGTTCCTTGAACGATTCTCAGCGCATTGGCCATCCTATTCCGTCAAAAGtcctattcgatcaaatgtcctattcggccaaatatcctattcggtcaaatgtcctggCGGGGAacggtcatttgactgaaacccattcggccgaaagccatttggctgaatgccactaagccgaaatccatctggccgatagagtcatttggccgaaaaggtcgtttgaccgaaagggtcgtttgaccgaaagggtcatttggccggaagggtcatttggccgaaagggtcattaggccgaaagtgtaatttggctgaaagggtcatttggccaaaagggtcgtatGGCAGAAAGGgttttttggccgaaagggtcgcttggccgagaaggtcatttgaaaagtgagaaattaggaatgagaagagagacgtgtcacttctcactctacacttttctcttctcactgtaaaaagtgagaagcgcgaaatgagtagtgagacgtctcactactcacttcgcattactctcttttcacagtgataagtgagaaatcaggagtgagaagtgaaacatctcacttctcactccttatttctaacttcttgcTGTAAAAAGTTAGTAGCGAGACGTCTCACACTCACTACGCACTagtattttttacagtgagaaataagcagtgagaagttagacgtctcatttctcactccatATTTattacttctcgctgtaaaaaacgAGAAGCAcgaagttagtagtgagacaACTCACTACTCAATTCGCGCTTctcttttttttacagaaatgaggaatgagaataagtaatgagaattgaaacgtctctcttcttactcctaatatctaacttttcaaatgacctattcggccaaatgtcctattaggccaaatgaccctttcggccttatggccctttcggccaaatgacctttcggccatatgactcttcaggccaaacgactctttcggccaaatgaccctttcggccatacgaccatttcggccaaatgaccttctcggccaaacgaccctttcggccaaatgactctttcgaccaaaagacactttcggccaaacgacccgttcgaccaaatgacttttggcctaatggtctgttcggccaaatggtatattcggccaaacaactttcggcatagtggcattcggccaaatggttttcgaccgaatgggtttctgccaaacgacccttcccctcaCTTCGGGACTTCGGTACGGTATGTAGGACTGGAGAAAAGACATGCTTATGGAAAGATGATGTCTAAATCTCCCTTTTTTTCATATAGGTGATTgagtagggtaaagtgcccaatagtggacccccaaccaatagctAGACATAAGCAAGTCGGCGGGGCCCGACAAAATCCTATCTAAGCTTTTGAAGGAACTCAAGGATGAACTCGCAGGACCCCTATCTTTTCTCTTCAATTCTTCGTTGTCATCTGGTTACTTCCCGCAACTATGGAAAATCTCGCACATAAATCTTCTACATAAGAAAGGATCTCGTTGTAATGCAGAAAACTACCGTGGTATCGTAATTGAATCCGTGATGCCGAAATTGTTTGAACGACTAGTTTATTCCCATCTCTACGAACGACTCGACAGCTCAGCATGGGTTCTTGAAAGGAAAGTCTGTTGTGaccagtcttcacgaaaacattaACCGCGTTTAagcggtttagggtcatttggccgaatgccgtttggccgaatgtcgtttggccgaatgccatttggccgaatgccgtttggccgaatagttgaaatacgtttccttacgaagtgagtagtgggaagcaagaaggaagaaggaagaaagaagaaagaaaaagggagaaggaagaacgaaaaagggagaaggaagatagtagaagagagaagaaagaaggaagaaagaaagagcaAGAAGGAagtgagaagaaggaagaaggaagaaggaagtaggaagaaggaagtaggaagaaggaagaaagaagaaggaataaggaagatggaaaaagggagaaggaagagggtagaaggaagacggaagaaagaagaaggaagcaggagaaggaaaaaggaaaaaggaagaaggataaagaaagaagaaggaagaaggaagaaggaagaaggaagaaagaagaaagaagaagaaagaaggaagaaggaagaaggaagaaggaagaaggaagaaggaagaaggaagaaggaagaaggaagaaggaagaaggaagaaggaagaaggaagaaagaagaaggaagaaggaagaaagaagaaggaagaaggaagaaggaagaaggaagaaggaagaaggaagaaggaagaaggaagaaggaagaaagaagaaggaagaaggaagacggaagaaggaagaaaaatgaaggaagaaggaagaatgacgaagaatgaaggaagaatgacgaagaaaggagaaagaaaaaagaagaaagaaggaagaaggaaggaggaagaaggaagaaggaagaaggaagaaggaagaaggaagaaggaagaaggaagaaggaagaaggaagaaggaagaagaaggaagaaggaagaaggaagaaggaagaaggaagaaggaagaaggaagaaggaagaaggaagaaggaagaaggaagaaggaagaaggaagaaggaagaaggaagaagcaagaaggaagaagaaagaagaaaaaataaagaagaaagaaggaagaaggaagaggaaagaaggaagaaaaaaaatgaaaaaggaagaagaaagaaggaagaaggaagaaggagaaggaagaggaaagaaggaagaagagaaggaagaaggaagaaggaagaaggaagaaaaaataaggaagaaggaagaaggaagaaggaagaaggaagaaaaaagaaggaagaaggaataaagaagaagaaagaaggagaaagaaggaagaagaagaaagaaggaagaaaaaagaaggaagaaaaaagaaaggaataaaaaaataaggaagaaggaagaagaaagaaggaagaaggaagaagaaagaaggaagaaagaagaaggaagaaggaaggaagaaggaggaagaaggaagatagaggatggaaaaaagaagaaaaaagaaaaaaggaagatggaaaaaggaataaggaaggaagaagaaagaaagaaagaagaagcaagtaggaagaaggaccactcgtaaattgaggtcaatttttttttaactattcggccaaacggcattcggccaaacgatccgttcggccaaacggcattcggccaaatggcctgacaccgtttaaacaagtgcagttttcTCGTGTGCAAGTTCGCACTCAAACATGCATACTAGATCCAAACCAAGTTCATCATAAACCTAACCAAAATCACACCCGGTTTGAACACTAGTGTGCGCCCAAGTTCAAACATACGGGTTTGAACATGGAAATTTAAACATCAGTTTACACACAGCATGCTGTTCATCTGTTCATATTGGTCAAGTGGTTTCTCTTCTTGAGTAGCGGTGATGGCCTAGCGGTAACTCGTTTGACGTTCACTCAGGGCACTAGTGTTTGAATCCTTGTTTATGGATTTTTTAGGAATGGCACATgaatagttttagttttataaatACCACTTTTCAGCCCTTGTCAGGTGGTTTGCACTTAGTTGCACAGATATCTCAATATCACAACAATTCGTTTACTCAACATTTTACATACAATCTTCA
The nucleotide sequence above comes from Armigeres subalbatus isolate Guangzhou_Male chromosome 3, GZ_Asu_2, whole genome shotgun sequence. Encoded proteins:
- the LOC134222665 gene encoding uncharacterized protein LOC134222665, whose amino-acid sequence is MKHECSSHVWSNCYRKLTPKLYDYAAERRIKLDKSCSYICNTCYCRFYRIIKKGHEPAAPSAVNIECENQELTVSEPSKLDDLAVAGPSGTNNFAVAGPSRVNNFAAPANINNGGFEIIDPNAAGSSEIDALPSVESLFSLESTSAESIGSAGAQKPGDGQEILQQMKANLMKYLTETIDIGF